Proteins from a genomic interval of Fusarium oxysporum Fo47 chromosome I, complete sequence:
- a CDS encoding chaperonin 10-like protein, with protein sequence MSPNQAAWSLASKAKPLVVQDAPMPKPGPMQVVIQSKVIALNPVEWKVQDFDFFHNKYPLIMGADVGGLIEEVGEGISHLHKGQRVIGYCMVLGVNDARFGAYQRYPLVYETLVSPVPEHMSLTQAVVLPLAITTAAVSLYHPNHLAFPLPQKDPIRTGKTILIWGGASSVGATAVQLAVASGFKVVATASKRNHDLVYSLGASLVLDYKSETIVDDAVAALEDYDLAGCYDAISEPQTLEPLGAILDQLGPHKVCLVVPPTKEVSHNMKWTFSMTFEIMDDKGKPVGDYIWHKYVPEALADGRLHPKPDPLVISRGIETIQDGLNRLKKGVSAQKLIVEV encoded by the exons ATGTCGCCCAACCAAGCTGCGTGGAGTTTAGCCTCCAAAGCCAAGCCTCTTGTGGTTCAAGACGCCCCGATGCCCAAGCCTGGTCCCATGCAGGTCGTGATTCAATCTAAAGTTATTGCCCTT AATCCCGTGGAATGGAAGGTCCA AGACTTTGATTTCTTCCACAACAAATACCCTCTCATCATGGGTGCGGATGTTGGTGGGCTTATTGAGGAAGTCGGAGAAGGCATCAGCCATTTACACAAAGGGCAACGAGTGATTGG ATACTGCATGGTTCTCGGAGTTAACGATGCTCGATTCGGTGCGTATCAGAGGTATCCTCTGGTCTACGAAACTCTTGTCTCGCCCGTCCCGGAACACATGAGCTTGACACAGGCTGTGGTGCTGCCTCTCGCCATCACTACGGCCGCTGTGAGTCTGTATCATCCAAACCATCTAGCTTTCCCTTTACCGCAGAAGGACCCGATCAGGACTGGAAAGACGATTCTGATCTGGGGCGGTGCCTCCAGCGTTGGGGCAACGGCCGTGCAGTTGGCTGTAGCTTCAGGTTTTAAGGTTGTTGCGACGGCTTCAAAGCGCAATCATGATCTAGTGTACTCTCTTGGTGCGTCACTCGTGCTCGACTATAAGTCAGAAACCATCGTGGACGACGCAGTGGCCGCGTTAGAGGATTATGATCTCGCTGGATGCTATGATGCCATCTCCGAGCCCCAAACGTTGGAACCCCTTGGCGCCATCTTGGATCAGCTTGGACCGCATAAGGTGTGCCTGGTTGTGCCTCCTACAAAAGAGGTTTCCCATAATATGAAGTGGACGTTCT CGATGACTTTCGAGATAATGGATGACAAGGGTAAGCCTGTTGGTGATTACATCTGGCACAAGTATGTACCTGAGGCTCTCGCCGATGGTAGACTACATCCGAAGCCAGATCCCCTGGTGATCAGCAGAGGTATCGAAACCATCCAGGATGGTTTAAATCGGCTGAAGAAAGGTGTCTCAGCTCAAAAGCTGATCGTTGAAGTGTAA